In one Mustela lutreola isolate mMusLut2 chromosome 8, mMusLut2.pri, whole genome shotgun sequence genomic region, the following are encoded:
- the ITGA7 gene encoding integrin alpha-7 isoform X2: protein MAGTPGRDPRGGPGICYLLGSLMAGLLAPGAVAFNLDVMGALRKEGEPGSLFGFSVALHRQLQPRPQSWLLVGAPQALALPGQQANRTGGLFACPLSLEETDCYRVDIDRGADVQKESKENQWLGVSVRSQGPGGKIVTCAHRYEARQRVDQILETRDVIGRCFVLSQDLAIRDELDGGEWKFCEGRPQGHEQFGFCQQGTAAAFSPDSHYLLFGAPGTYNWKGLLFVTNIDSSDPDQLVYKTLDPADRLPGPAGDLALNSYLGFSIDSGKGLMRAEELSFVAGAPRANHKGAVIILRKDSASRLVPEVMLSGERLTSGFGYSLAVADLNNDGWADLVVGAPYFFERQEELGGAVYVYLNQGGHWAGVSPLRLCGSPDSMFGISLAVLGDINQDGFADIAVGAPFDGDGKVFIYHGSSLGVVVKPSQVLEGEAVGVKSFGYSLSGGLDVDGNHYPDLLVGSLADMAVLFRARPVLHVSHEVFIAPRAIDLEQPNCAAGHSVCVDLRVCFSYIASPRSYSPIVALDYVLDGDTDRRLRGQVPRVTFLSRGPDDPKHQASGTVWLKHQHDRVCGDTMFQLQENVKDKLRAIVVTLSYSLQTPRLRRQAPGQGLPPVAPILNAHQPSTQRAEIHFLKQGCGEDKICQSNLQLVHARFCARVGDTEFQPLPMDADGTTALFALSGQPVIGLELTVTNLPSDPAQPQADGDDAHEAQLLVTLPDSLHYSGVRALDPAEKPLCLSNENASHVECELGNPMKRGAQVTFYLILSTSGITIETTELEVELLLATISEQELHPISVRALVFIELPLSITGVAIPQQLFFSGVVRGESAMKSERDIGSKIKYEVTVSNQGQSLNTLGSAFLNIMWPHEIANGKWLLYPMRVELEGGQGPGQKGLCSPRPNILHLNVDSRDRRRRELEQPEQEEPPEPPEPSTSWWPVSSSEKKKNITLDCARGTASCVVFSCPLYSFDRAAVLHVWGRLWNSTFLEEYSAVKSLEVIVRANITVKSSIKNLLLRDASTVIPVMVYLDPVAVVAEGVPWWVILLAILAGLLVLALLVLLMWKMGFFKRARYPEATVPQYHAVKIPREDRQQFKEEKTGTILRNNWGSPRREGPDAHPILAADGHPEPGSDGHPVSGTA from the exons ATGGCCGGGACTCCGGGCCGCGATCCTCGGGGCGGCCCCGGGATTTGTTACCTTCTTGGCTCCCTGATGGCCGGACTGCTCGCTCCGGGGGCTGTCGCCTTCAATCTGGACGTGATGGGCGCCCTGCGCAAGGAGGGCGAGCCGGGTAGCCTCTTCGGCTTCTCTGTGGCTCTGCACCGGCAATTGCAGCCCCGACCCCAGAGCTG GCTATTGGTGGGCGCTCCACAGGCGCTGGCTCTGCCTGGGCAGCAGGCGAATCGCACTGGAGGTCTCTTCGCTTGCCCCCTGAGCCTGGAAGAGACTGACTGCTACAGAGTGGACATTGACCGAGGAG CTGATGTGCAGAAGGAGAGCAAGGAGAACCAGTGGTTGGGAGTCAGTGTTCGGAGCCAGGGACCTGGGGGCAAGATTGTG ACCTGCGCGCACCGATATGAGGCTCGGCAGCGGGTGGACCAGATCCTGGAGACCCGGGATGTGATTGGTCGATGCTTTGTGCTAAGCCAAGACCTGGCCATCCGCGATGAGCTGGATGGTGGGGAATGGAAGTTCTGTGAGGGGCGCCCCCAGGGCCACGAGCAGTTTGGGTTCTGCCAGCAGGGCACAGCTGCTGCCTTCTCCCCCGACAGCCACTACCTCCTCTTTGGGGCCCCGGGAACCTATAACTGGAAGG GGTTGCTCTTTGTGACCAACATTGATAGCTCAGACCCTGACCAGCTGGTGTATAAAACTTTGGACCCTGCTGACCGGCTCCCAGGACCAGCCGGAGACTTGGCCCTGAATAGCTACTTAG GTTTCTCCATTGACTCTGGGAAGGGTCTGATGCGTGCAGAGGAGCTGAGCTTTGTAGCAGGGGCCCCCCGTGCCAACCACAAGGGTGCTGTGATCATTCTGCGCAAAGACAGTGCCAGCCGCCTGGTGCCCGAAGTTATGCTGTCTGGGGAACGCCTGACCTCTGGCTTCGGCTACTCGCTGGCTGTGGCTGATCTCAACAATGATGG CTGGGCAGACTTGGTAGTGGGCGCCCCCTACTTCTTTGAACGCCAAGAGGAGCTGGGGGGTGCCGTGTATGTGTACCTGAACCAGGGGGGTCACTGGGCTGGGGTCTCCCCTCTCCGGCTCTGTGGCTCTCCTGATTCCATGTTCGGGATCAGCCTGGCTGTCTTGGGGGACATCAACCAAGATGGCTTTGCAG ATATCGCCGTGGGGGCTCCCTTTGATGGGGATGGGAAAGTCTTTATCTACCATGGGAGCAGCCTGGGGGTTGTTGTCAAACCTTCCCAG GTGCTGGAGGGTGAGGCTGTGGGTGTCAAGAGCTTCGGCTACTCCCTTTCGGGGGGCCTGGATGTGGATGGGAACCATTACCCAGACCTACTGGTCGGCTCCCTGGCTGACATGGCTGTGCTCTTTAG GGCCAGACCTGTCCTTCATGTGTCCCACGAGGTCTTCATTGCTCCCCGAGCCATCGACCTCGAGCAGCCTAACTGTGCTGCTGGCCACTCTGTCTG TGTGGACTTGAGGGTCTGTTTCAGCTACATTGCCAGCCCCAGAAGCTACAGCCCTATTGTGG CCCTGGATTATGTGTTAGATGGGGACACAGACCGGAGGCTCCGGGGCCAGGTCCCCCGTGTGACCTTCCTGAGCCGTGGCCCAGACGACCCCAAGCACCAGGCCTCAGGCACTGTGTGGCTGAAGCATCAGCATGACCGAGTCTGTGGAGACACCATGTTCCAGCTACAG GAGAATGTCAAAGACAAGCTTCGGGCCATTGTGGTGACGCTGTCCTACAGTCTGCAGACCCCACGACTTCGGCGACAGGCTCCTGGGCAGGGGCTCCCCCCAGTGGCCCCCATCCTCAATGCTCACCAGCCCAGCACCCAGCGGGCAGAG ATCCACTTCTTGAAGCAAGGTTGTGGCGAAGACAAGATCTGCCAGAGCAACCTGCAGCTGGTCCATGCCCGCTTCTGTGCCCGCGTCGGTGACACGGAATTCCAGCCTCTGCCCAT GGATGCAGATGGGACAACAGCCCTGTTTGCCCTGAGTGGGCAGCCGGTCATTGGCCTGGAGCTGACGGTCACCAACCTGCCCTCGGatccagcccagccccaggctgATGGGGATGATGCTCATGAAGCCCAGCTCCTGGTCACCCTCCCTGACTCTCTGCACTACTCGGGAGTCCGAGCCCTGGACCCTGCG GAGAAGCCGCTCTGCCTGTCCAATGAGAATGCCTCCCATGTCGAGTGTGAGCTGGGGAACCCCATGAAGAGAGGTGCCCAG GTCACCTTTTACCTGATTCTTAGCACCTCAGGGATCACTATCGAGACCACAGAGCTGGAAGTGGAGCTGCTGTTGGCCAC GATCAGCGAACAGGAGCTTCATCCCATCTCTGTCCGAGCGCTCGTCTTCATTGAGCTGCCGCTGTCCATCACTGG GGTGGCAATTCCccagcagctcttcttctctggtgtGGTGCGGGGTGAGAGTGCCATGAAGTCCGAGCGGGATATAGGCAGCAAGATCAAGTATGAGGTCACG GTCTCCAACCAAGGCCAGTCGCTGAACACGCTGGGATCTGCCTTCCTCAACATCATGTGGCCCCATGAGATAGCCAACGGGAAGTGGCTGCTGTACCCCATGCGGGTGGAGCTGGAGGGCGGGCAGGGGCCCGGGCAGAAGGGGCTCTGCTCCCCGAGGCCCAACATCCTCCACCTG AATGTGGACAGCAGGGACAGGAGGAGGCGGGAACTGGAGCAGCCTGAGCAGGAGGAGCCTCCCGAGCCGCCGGAGCCCAGCACATCCTGGTGGCCGGTGTCCTCctctgagaagaagaaaaacatcacCCTG GACTGTGCCCGGGGCACTGCCAGCTGTGTGGTGTTCAGCTGCCCTCTCTACAGCTTTGACCGCGCCGCTGTGCTGCATGTCTGGGGCCGCCTCTGGAATAGCACCTTTCTGGAG GAGTACTCAGCTGTGAAGTCCCTGGAAGTCATCGTCCGAGCCAACATTACCGTGAAGTCTTCTATCAAGAACTTGCTGCTCAGAGATGCCTCCACAGTG ATTCCCGTGATGGTTTACCTGGACCCTGTGGCCGTGGTGGCAGAAGGAGTCCCCTGGTGGGTCATCCTCCTGGCCATCCTGGCCGGGCTGCTGGTGCTGGCGCTGTTGGTGCTGCTCATGTGGAAG ATGGGATTCTTCAAGCGGGCGCGGTACCCCGAGGCCACTGTGCCCCAATACCACGCGGTGAAGATCCCACGGGAAGACCGGCAGCAGTTCAAGGAGGAGAAGACAGGCACCATCCTGAGGAACAACTGGGGCAGCCCCCGGCGGGAGGGCCCTGATGCGCACCCCATCCTGGCTGCTGATGGGCACCCTGAGCCGGGCTCCGATGGGCATCCCGTTTCAGGCACCGCCTAA
- the ITGA7 gene encoding integrin alpha-7 isoform X4 codes for MAGTPGRDPRGGPGICYLLGSLMAGLLAPGAVAFNLDVMGALRKEGEPGSLFGFSVALHRQLQPRPQSWLLVGAPQALALPGQQANRTGGLFACPLSLEETDCYRVDIDRGADVQKESKENQWLGVSVRSQGPGGKIVTCAHRYEARQRVDQILETRDVIGRCFVLSQDLAIRDELDGGEWKFCEGRPQGHEQFGFCQQGTAAAFSPDSHYLLFGAPGTYNWKGTARVELCAQGSADLAHLDDGPYEAGGEKEQDPRLIPVPANSYFGLLFVTNIDSSDPDQLVYKTLDPADRLPGPAGDLALNSYLGFSIDSGKGLMRAEELSFVAGAPRANHKGAVIILRKDSASRLVPEVMLSGERLTSGFGYSLAVADLNNDGWADLVVGAPYFFERQEELGGAVYVYLNQGGHWAGVSPLRLCGSPDSMFGISLAVLGDINQDGFADIAVGAPFDGDGKVFIYHGSSLGVVVKPSQVLEGEAVGVKSFGYSLSGGLDVDGNHYPDLLVGSLADMAVLFRARPVLHVSHEVFIAPRAIDLEQPNCAAGHSVCVDLRVCFSYIASPRSYSPIVALDYVLDGDTDRRLRGQVPRVTFLSRGPDDPKHQASGTVWLKHQHDRVCGDTMFQLQENVKDKLRAIVVTLSYSLQTPRLRRQAPGQGLPPVAPILNAHQPSTQRAEIHFLKQGCGEDKICQSNLQLVHARFCARVGDTEFQPLPMDADGTTALFALSGQPVIGLELTVTNLPSDPAQPQADGDDAHEAQLLVTLPDSLHYSGVRALDPAEKPLCLSNENASHVECELGNPMKRGAQVTFYLILSTSGITIETTELEVELLLATISEQELHPISVRALVFIELPLSITGVAIPQQLFFSGVVRGESAMKSERDIGSKIKYEVTVSNQGQSLNTLGSAFLNIMWPHEIANGKWLLYPMRVELEGGQGPGQKGLCSPRPNILHLNVDSRDRRRRELEQPEQEEPPEPPEPSTSWWPVSSSEKKKNITLDCARGTASCVVFSCPLYSFDRAAVLHVWGRLWNSTFLEEYSAVKSLEVIVRANITVKSSIKNLLLRDASTVIPVMVYLDPVAVVAEGVPWWVILLAILAGLLVLALLVLLMWKMGFFKRARYPEATVPQYHAVKIPREDRQQFKEEKTGTILRNNWGSPRREGPDAHPILAADGHPEPGSDGHPVSGTA; via the exons ATGGCCGGGACTCCGGGCCGCGATCCTCGGGGCGGCCCCGGGATTTGTTACCTTCTTGGCTCCCTGATGGCCGGACTGCTCGCTCCGGGGGCTGTCGCCTTCAATCTGGACGTGATGGGCGCCCTGCGCAAGGAGGGCGAGCCGGGTAGCCTCTTCGGCTTCTCTGTGGCTCTGCACCGGCAATTGCAGCCCCGACCCCAGAGCTG GCTATTGGTGGGCGCTCCACAGGCGCTGGCTCTGCCTGGGCAGCAGGCGAATCGCACTGGAGGTCTCTTCGCTTGCCCCCTGAGCCTGGAAGAGACTGACTGCTACAGAGTGGACATTGACCGAGGAG CTGATGTGCAGAAGGAGAGCAAGGAGAACCAGTGGTTGGGAGTCAGTGTTCGGAGCCAGGGACCTGGGGGCAAGATTGTG ACCTGCGCGCACCGATATGAGGCTCGGCAGCGGGTGGACCAGATCCTGGAGACCCGGGATGTGATTGGTCGATGCTTTGTGCTAAGCCAAGACCTGGCCATCCGCGATGAGCTGGATGGTGGGGAATGGAAGTTCTGTGAGGGGCGCCCCCAGGGCCACGAGCAGTTTGGGTTCTGCCAGCAGGGCACAGCTGCTGCCTTCTCCCCCGACAGCCACTACCTCCTCTTTGGGGCCCCGGGAACCTATAACTGGAAGG GCACTGCCAGGGTGGAGCTCTGTGCACAGGGCTCAGCGGACCTGGCGCACCTGGACGACGGGCCCTACGAGGCGGGGGGTGAGAAGGAGCAGGACCCCCGCCTCATCCCGGTCCCTGCCAACAGCTACTTTG GGTTGCTCTTTGTGACCAACATTGATAGCTCAGACCCTGACCAGCTGGTGTATAAAACTTTGGACCCTGCTGACCGGCTCCCAGGACCAGCCGGAGACTTGGCCCTGAATAGCTACTTAG GTTTCTCCATTGACTCTGGGAAGGGTCTGATGCGTGCAGAGGAGCTGAGCTTTGTAGCAGGGGCCCCCCGTGCCAACCACAAGGGTGCTGTGATCATTCTGCGCAAAGACAGTGCCAGCCGCCTGGTGCCCGAAGTTATGCTGTCTGGGGAACGCCTGACCTCTGGCTTCGGCTACTCGCTGGCTGTGGCTGATCTCAACAATGATGG CTGGGCAGACTTGGTAGTGGGCGCCCCCTACTTCTTTGAACGCCAAGAGGAGCTGGGGGGTGCCGTGTATGTGTACCTGAACCAGGGGGGTCACTGGGCTGGGGTCTCCCCTCTCCGGCTCTGTGGCTCTCCTGATTCCATGTTCGGGATCAGCCTGGCTGTCTTGGGGGACATCAACCAAGATGGCTTTGCAG ATATCGCCGTGGGGGCTCCCTTTGATGGGGATGGGAAAGTCTTTATCTACCATGGGAGCAGCCTGGGGGTTGTTGTCAAACCTTCCCAG GTGCTGGAGGGTGAGGCTGTGGGTGTCAAGAGCTTCGGCTACTCCCTTTCGGGGGGCCTGGATGTGGATGGGAACCATTACCCAGACCTACTGGTCGGCTCCCTGGCTGACATGGCTGTGCTCTTTAG GGCCAGACCTGTCCTTCATGTGTCCCACGAGGTCTTCATTGCTCCCCGAGCCATCGACCTCGAGCAGCCTAACTGTGCTGCTGGCCACTCTGTCTG TGTGGACTTGAGGGTCTGTTTCAGCTACATTGCCAGCCCCAGAAGCTACAGCCCTATTGTGG CCCTGGATTATGTGTTAGATGGGGACACAGACCGGAGGCTCCGGGGCCAGGTCCCCCGTGTGACCTTCCTGAGCCGTGGCCCAGACGACCCCAAGCACCAGGCCTCAGGCACTGTGTGGCTGAAGCATCAGCATGACCGAGTCTGTGGAGACACCATGTTCCAGCTACAG GAGAATGTCAAAGACAAGCTTCGGGCCATTGTGGTGACGCTGTCCTACAGTCTGCAGACCCCACGACTTCGGCGACAGGCTCCTGGGCAGGGGCTCCCCCCAGTGGCCCCCATCCTCAATGCTCACCAGCCCAGCACCCAGCGGGCAGAG ATCCACTTCTTGAAGCAAGGTTGTGGCGAAGACAAGATCTGCCAGAGCAACCTGCAGCTGGTCCATGCCCGCTTCTGTGCCCGCGTCGGTGACACGGAATTCCAGCCTCTGCCCAT GGATGCAGATGGGACAACAGCCCTGTTTGCCCTGAGTGGGCAGCCGGTCATTGGCCTGGAGCTGACGGTCACCAACCTGCCCTCGGatccagcccagccccaggctgATGGGGATGATGCTCATGAAGCCCAGCTCCTGGTCACCCTCCCTGACTCTCTGCACTACTCGGGAGTCCGAGCCCTGGACCCTGCG GAGAAGCCGCTCTGCCTGTCCAATGAGAATGCCTCCCATGTCGAGTGTGAGCTGGGGAACCCCATGAAGAGAGGTGCCCAG GTCACCTTTTACCTGATTCTTAGCACCTCAGGGATCACTATCGAGACCACAGAGCTGGAAGTGGAGCTGCTGTTGGCCAC GATCAGCGAACAGGAGCTTCATCCCATCTCTGTCCGAGCGCTCGTCTTCATTGAGCTGCCGCTGTCCATCACTGG GGTGGCAATTCCccagcagctcttcttctctggtgtGGTGCGGGGTGAGAGTGCCATGAAGTCCGAGCGGGATATAGGCAGCAAGATCAAGTATGAGGTCACG GTCTCCAACCAAGGCCAGTCGCTGAACACGCTGGGATCTGCCTTCCTCAACATCATGTGGCCCCATGAGATAGCCAACGGGAAGTGGCTGCTGTACCCCATGCGGGTGGAGCTGGAGGGCGGGCAGGGGCCCGGGCAGAAGGGGCTCTGCTCCCCGAGGCCCAACATCCTCCACCTG AATGTGGACAGCAGGGACAGGAGGAGGCGGGAACTGGAGCAGCCTGAGCAGGAGGAGCCTCCCGAGCCGCCGGAGCCCAGCACATCCTGGTGGCCGGTGTCCTCctctgagaagaagaaaaacatcacCCTG GACTGTGCCCGGGGCACTGCCAGCTGTGTGGTGTTCAGCTGCCCTCTCTACAGCTTTGACCGCGCCGCTGTGCTGCATGTCTGGGGCCGCCTCTGGAATAGCACCTTTCTGGAG GAGTACTCAGCTGTGAAGTCCCTGGAAGTCATCGTCCGAGCCAACATTACCGTGAAGTCTTCTATCAAGAACTTGCTGCTCAGAGATGCCTCCACAGTG ATTCCCGTGATGGTTTACCTGGACCCTGTGGCCGTGGTGGCAGAAGGAGTCCCCTGGTGGGTCATCCTCCTGGCCATCCTGGCCGGGCTGCTGGTGCTGGCGCTGTTGGTGCTGCTCATGTGGAAG ATGGGATTCTTCAAGCGGGCGCGGTACCCCGAGGCCACTGTGCCCCAATACCACGCGGTGAAGATCCCACGGGAAGACCGGCAGCAGTTCAAGGAGGAGAAGACAGGCACCATCCTGAGGAACAACTGGGGCAGCCCCCGGCGGGAGGGCCCTGATGCGCACCCCATCCTGGCTGCTGATGGGCACCCTGAGCCGGGCTCCGATGGGCATCCCGTTTCAGGCACCGCCTAA
- the ITGA7 gene encoding integrin alpha-7 isoform X1, whose amino-acid sequence MAGTPGRDPRGGPGICYLLGSLMAGLLAPGAVAFNLDVMGALRKEGEPGSLFGFSVALHRQLQPRPQSWLLVGAPQALALPGQQANRTGGLFACPLSLEETDCYRVDIDRGADVQKESKENQWLGVSVRSQGPGGKIVTCAHRYEARQRVDQILETRDVIGRCFVLSQDLAIRDELDGGEWKFCEGRPQGHEQFGFCQQGTAAAFSPDSHYLLFGAPGTYNWKGTARVELCAQGSADLAHLDDGPYEAGGEKEQDPRLIPVPANSYFGFSIDSGKGLMRAEELSFVAGAPRANHKGAVIILRKDSASRLVPEVMLSGERLTSGFGYSLAVADLNNDGWADLVVGAPYFFERQEELGGAVYVYLNQGGHWAGVSPLRLCGSPDSMFGISLAVLGDINQDGFADIAVGAPFDGDGKVFIYHGSSLGVVVKPSQVLEGEAVGVKSFGYSLSGGLDVDGNHYPDLLVGSLADMAVLFRARPVLHVSHEVFIAPRAIDLEQPNCAAGHSVCVDLRVCFSYIASPRSYSPIVALDYVLDGDTDRRLRGQVPRVTFLSRGPDDPKHQASGTVWLKHQHDRVCGDTMFQLQENVKDKLRAIVVTLSYSLQTPRLRRQAPGQGLPPVAPILNAHQPSTQRAEIHFLKQGCGEDKICQSNLQLVHARFCARVGDTEFQPLPMDADGTTALFALSGQPVIGLELTVTNLPSDPAQPQADGDDAHEAQLLVTLPDSLHYSGVRALDPAEKPLCLSNENASHVECELGNPMKRGAQVTFYLILSTSGITIETTELEVELLLATISEQELHPISVRALVFIELPLSITGVAIPQQLFFSGVVRGESAMKSERDIGSKIKYEVTVSNQGQSLNTLGSAFLNIMWPHEIANGKWLLYPMRVELEGGQGPGQKGLCSPRPNILHLNVDSRDRRRRELEQPEQEEPPEPPEPSTSWWPVSSSEKKKNITLDCARGTASCVVFSCPLYSFDRAAVLHVWGRLWNSTFLEEYSAVKSLEVIVRANITVKSSIKNLLLRDASTVIPVMVYLDPVAVVAEGVPWWVILLAILAGLLVLALLVLLMWKMGFFKRARYPEATVPQYHAVKIPREDRQQFKEEKTGTILRNNWGSPRREGPDAHPILAADGHPEPGSDGHPVSGTA is encoded by the exons ATGGCCGGGACTCCGGGCCGCGATCCTCGGGGCGGCCCCGGGATTTGTTACCTTCTTGGCTCCCTGATGGCCGGACTGCTCGCTCCGGGGGCTGTCGCCTTCAATCTGGACGTGATGGGCGCCCTGCGCAAGGAGGGCGAGCCGGGTAGCCTCTTCGGCTTCTCTGTGGCTCTGCACCGGCAATTGCAGCCCCGACCCCAGAGCTG GCTATTGGTGGGCGCTCCACAGGCGCTGGCTCTGCCTGGGCAGCAGGCGAATCGCACTGGAGGTCTCTTCGCTTGCCCCCTGAGCCTGGAAGAGACTGACTGCTACAGAGTGGACATTGACCGAGGAG CTGATGTGCAGAAGGAGAGCAAGGAGAACCAGTGGTTGGGAGTCAGTGTTCGGAGCCAGGGACCTGGGGGCAAGATTGTG ACCTGCGCGCACCGATATGAGGCTCGGCAGCGGGTGGACCAGATCCTGGAGACCCGGGATGTGATTGGTCGATGCTTTGTGCTAAGCCAAGACCTGGCCATCCGCGATGAGCTGGATGGTGGGGAATGGAAGTTCTGTGAGGGGCGCCCCCAGGGCCACGAGCAGTTTGGGTTCTGCCAGCAGGGCACAGCTGCTGCCTTCTCCCCCGACAGCCACTACCTCCTCTTTGGGGCCCCGGGAACCTATAACTGGAAGG GCACTGCCAGGGTGGAGCTCTGTGCACAGGGCTCAGCGGACCTGGCGCACCTGGACGACGGGCCCTACGAGGCGGGGGGTGAGAAGGAGCAGGACCCCCGCCTCATCCCGGTCCCTGCCAACAGCTACTTTG GTTTCTCCATTGACTCTGGGAAGGGTCTGATGCGTGCAGAGGAGCTGAGCTTTGTAGCAGGGGCCCCCCGTGCCAACCACAAGGGTGCTGTGATCATTCTGCGCAAAGACAGTGCCAGCCGCCTGGTGCCCGAAGTTATGCTGTCTGGGGAACGCCTGACCTCTGGCTTCGGCTACTCGCTGGCTGTGGCTGATCTCAACAATGATGG CTGGGCAGACTTGGTAGTGGGCGCCCCCTACTTCTTTGAACGCCAAGAGGAGCTGGGGGGTGCCGTGTATGTGTACCTGAACCAGGGGGGTCACTGGGCTGGGGTCTCCCCTCTCCGGCTCTGTGGCTCTCCTGATTCCATGTTCGGGATCAGCCTGGCTGTCTTGGGGGACATCAACCAAGATGGCTTTGCAG ATATCGCCGTGGGGGCTCCCTTTGATGGGGATGGGAAAGTCTTTATCTACCATGGGAGCAGCCTGGGGGTTGTTGTCAAACCTTCCCAG GTGCTGGAGGGTGAGGCTGTGGGTGTCAAGAGCTTCGGCTACTCCCTTTCGGGGGGCCTGGATGTGGATGGGAACCATTACCCAGACCTACTGGTCGGCTCCCTGGCTGACATGGCTGTGCTCTTTAG GGCCAGACCTGTCCTTCATGTGTCCCACGAGGTCTTCATTGCTCCCCGAGCCATCGACCTCGAGCAGCCTAACTGTGCTGCTGGCCACTCTGTCTG TGTGGACTTGAGGGTCTGTTTCAGCTACATTGCCAGCCCCAGAAGCTACAGCCCTATTGTGG CCCTGGATTATGTGTTAGATGGGGACACAGACCGGAGGCTCCGGGGCCAGGTCCCCCGTGTGACCTTCCTGAGCCGTGGCCCAGACGACCCCAAGCACCAGGCCTCAGGCACTGTGTGGCTGAAGCATCAGCATGACCGAGTCTGTGGAGACACCATGTTCCAGCTACAG GAGAATGTCAAAGACAAGCTTCGGGCCATTGTGGTGACGCTGTCCTACAGTCTGCAGACCCCACGACTTCGGCGACAGGCTCCTGGGCAGGGGCTCCCCCCAGTGGCCCCCATCCTCAATGCTCACCAGCCCAGCACCCAGCGGGCAGAG ATCCACTTCTTGAAGCAAGGTTGTGGCGAAGACAAGATCTGCCAGAGCAACCTGCAGCTGGTCCATGCCCGCTTCTGTGCCCGCGTCGGTGACACGGAATTCCAGCCTCTGCCCAT GGATGCAGATGGGACAACAGCCCTGTTTGCCCTGAGTGGGCAGCCGGTCATTGGCCTGGAGCTGACGGTCACCAACCTGCCCTCGGatccagcccagccccaggctgATGGGGATGATGCTCATGAAGCCCAGCTCCTGGTCACCCTCCCTGACTCTCTGCACTACTCGGGAGTCCGAGCCCTGGACCCTGCG GAGAAGCCGCTCTGCCTGTCCAATGAGAATGCCTCCCATGTCGAGTGTGAGCTGGGGAACCCCATGAAGAGAGGTGCCCAG GTCACCTTTTACCTGATTCTTAGCACCTCAGGGATCACTATCGAGACCACAGAGCTGGAAGTGGAGCTGCTGTTGGCCAC GATCAGCGAACAGGAGCTTCATCCCATCTCTGTCCGAGCGCTCGTCTTCATTGAGCTGCCGCTGTCCATCACTGG GGTGGCAATTCCccagcagctcttcttctctggtgtGGTGCGGGGTGAGAGTGCCATGAAGTCCGAGCGGGATATAGGCAGCAAGATCAAGTATGAGGTCACG GTCTCCAACCAAGGCCAGTCGCTGAACACGCTGGGATCTGCCTTCCTCAACATCATGTGGCCCCATGAGATAGCCAACGGGAAGTGGCTGCTGTACCCCATGCGGGTGGAGCTGGAGGGCGGGCAGGGGCCCGGGCAGAAGGGGCTCTGCTCCCCGAGGCCCAACATCCTCCACCTG AATGTGGACAGCAGGGACAGGAGGAGGCGGGAACTGGAGCAGCCTGAGCAGGAGGAGCCTCCCGAGCCGCCGGAGCCCAGCACATCCTGGTGGCCGGTGTCCTCctctgagaagaagaaaaacatcacCCTG GACTGTGCCCGGGGCACTGCCAGCTGTGTGGTGTTCAGCTGCCCTCTCTACAGCTTTGACCGCGCCGCTGTGCTGCATGTCTGGGGCCGCCTCTGGAATAGCACCTTTCTGGAG GAGTACTCAGCTGTGAAGTCCCTGGAAGTCATCGTCCGAGCCAACATTACCGTGAAGTCTTCTATCAAGAACTTGCTGCTCAGAGATGCCTCCACAGTG ATTCCCGTGATGGTTTACCTGGACCCTGTGGCCGTGGTGGCAGAAGGAGTCCCCTGGTGGGTCATCCTCCTGGCCATCCTGGCCGGGCTGCTGGTGCTGGCGCTGTTGGTGCTGCTCATGTGGAAG ATGGGATTCTTCAAGCGGGCGCGGTACCCCGAGGCCACTGTGCCCCAATACCACGCGGTGAAGATCCCACGGGAAGACCGGCAGCAGTTCAAGGAGGAGAAGACAGGCACCATCCTGAGGAACAACTGGGGCAGCCCCCGGCGGGAGGGCCCTGATGCGCACCCCATCCTGGCTGCTGATGGGCACCCTGAGCCGGGCTCCGATGGGCATCCCGTTTCAGGCACCGCCTAA